The Desulfotignum phosphitoxidans DSM 13687 genomic sequence GGCCCATCCCCGGTGTTACACCCAAAAAGCGTTTGATTCCCGGATTTTCCGATTTGAGCATGTCATCCACATTCTGGGAGGTGATACCCAGTTCTTCCGCCTCGATCAACGCCATCATGGTCCAGTTGACAATATCGAACCATTGATCATCTCCATGCCGGACCACCGGGGCCAGCGGTTCTTTGGAAATGACTTCCGGCAGCAGCATATAATCTTCGGGATTGGGTGCCACGGACCGGTTGCCTGCCAGCTGGGACATGTCAGACGTCAATGCATCGCAACGACCGGCAAAAAAAGCTTTGTTCAGCTCAGCGGTATTTTCAATGACCACGGGAGACCATTTCATGCCGTTGGCCCGGAAAAAATCAGCGGCATTCATTTCCGTGGTAGTGCCGGGAAGGACACAGACGGTGGCGCCGTCCAGTTCTTTGGCGCTTTTGATACCCAATGCTTTGGGGACCAGAAACCCCTGGCCGTCATAGTAGTTGGGCTGAACAAAATTCAAGCCGGACTGGGTTTCTCTGGACAGGGTCTGGGTAGTATTCCTGCACAGTACGTCAATCTCTTTGGACTGAAGGGCCGGCAGCCGCTGGACCGCTGTCAGGGCCGTGAATTTGACTTTGGATGCATCGCCGAATACCGCTGCGGCAATGGCTTTGGCCGTGTCCACATCCAGACCTTTCATTTCGCCCTTTTCATCGGGCATGCCGAATCCGAACAAGCTGCCGTTGATGCCGACATCAACATAGCCCTTGGCTTTGACATCATCCAGGGTACCGGCCATGGCCATGGCAGACATGGCAAGAATACTGATACACGCAACGACCATTTTAAGTGGTTTCATGAATCCTTTCCTCCTGTGGTTTAAAGTTTACTTCATTAACGTGGGGGTAAATACGAAATTACCATTCATGTATTAGCACACCCCGGTAAATTATCAAGATTTTTTTCGGTTATTCCTGGTTATTAACCAGTGGATCCGGGTAAAAATTTAAGTACAACAGCGCATTTGTATTGAAGACAGTACAAAAAAAGCGTAAAGTATCTGCATGAAAAATCCATTGAAATTATTCAGAGAGCCGGTCAACGCATTGTCTCATATGGCGGGCAGCCTGGCATCCATTGCCGGCCTGACCTTGATGGTGGTCATGGCCGCTGTCAAGGCCGATGCCTGGCATGTGGTGTCTTTTGCCATTTTCGGGACCACGCTGGTATTCATGTATACAGCCAGCTTTCTTTACCATGGCCTGCAATTGTCAGCCAAAACGCTGGCTATTTTTCGCCGCATCGATCATATCATGATTTTCATGGTCATTGCCGGATCATATACGCCTTTGTGCCTGGTGCCGCTGCGGGGACCCTGGGGATGGTCGCTGTTCGGCATCATCTGGGGATTTGCTGCGGTGGGAATCGTGCTGAAGCTGTTCTGGATGAATCTTCCCCGCTGGATCTCCACGTTGATCTACCTGGGTATGGGGTGGCTGTGCATGGTGGCGGTTTATCCGCTGGTACAAATTCTGGAACCAGCCCCGCTGTTATGGCTGGCCTTAGGTGGTTTGTTTTACAGTCTCGGAGCCCTGGTGTATATCTTCAAAAAACCGGATCCGTTTCCAAAAATGTTCGGGTTTCATGAAATCTGGCATATCTGTGTGCTGCTGGGCAGTGCCTGTCATTTCTGGCTGGTTTTCGGTTATCTGACATATCTGTGATCTGTCTGTTTTCGGACAATCAAATCATCACATGGTACAGGTTAATGAGGAGTGTTTCATGAAGATTCATCAGATTCGGAAATTAACCGATATGCATCATTTGAATCTGTTTTCCCTGACATATCAGGACCGGGTGGGCAAAGACAAAACCTGGACATTCGCGTCCCGGTCCGGCCCGAAAAATTTTGAAGAAACAACCCGGGATCGACCGGATGCCGTGGTGATCGTTCCCTATCATGTCAAAGAACAGCGCCTGGTGATCATTAGAGAGTTCCGGGTGGTGCTGGGGGGATATCAATACGGGTTTCCCGCCGGTTTGCTGGATCCGGGGGAAAGCGTAGTTACGGCCGGTCGGCGGGAGCTGTTCGAAGAAACCGGCCTGCACTTGACAAAGGTGCTGGCGCAGAGTCCTGCGGTTTTTTCCTCCTCAGGCATGACGGATGAATCCGTCAGTCTGTTGTACGCGGAATGCGACGGGGTTCCTTCCAGCGACCATATTGAGGATTCTGAAGATATTCAGGTGATTCTGCTTACCCCGCAGTCGGCTGAACAGCTGTTGAATACGCCGGACATCCGGTTTGACGTGAAAACCTGGGTGGTGCTGAAACAGTTTGCGGCCCACGGAATCATTTAAGAGATCCCATCGTGTTTTCCACAATCATATATTTTCTGGTGGCGTTGATCATTTATGCGACATCGGAACTGTTTGGTGTCAATGGGCCAGGGACATCGCCCGGATGGCTGCAGAGCCTGGTGCTGGGCATCGGTTTTTTTCTGATCTGCCGGTTGAGTTTCCGGCGTATATTGAACGCTGCTAAAAAATCTGTCACCTTTCAGGAGGACCGGGCGGTTTCCAGCACCATATCCCGTTTATCTGTGCTGGCTTTACTGGTATTTGCCGTCAATATTTATGTGTTTCGCCTCAATACGGCATTTTCTCATGTTCAATTGTTTCAGAAGGTTCCCACGCTGGAAGCGTTGCTGTTTTTAGGATTGTTTGTTTCATACCTGGTCATGGTCTGGCATGCGGCCTATCCGGTTCAAAAACATTTGTTTTCCCGGCCGGTTTCCTGTAAACAATACATTTTTTCCCAGTTGTCATTTGCTTTGCCGCCATTGCTTCCCTGGCTGTGCCTGTCTTTGTTTGTGGATTTGATCCGGTTCATTGCGTATCCTCCGCTGGATGATCTGATGAACGGTCCGGCCGGTGAAATGATCATCATTATGGTGTTTATGGCCGGGATTGCGGTGTTCGGCCCGGTGTTCATCAAAACAATTTGGCAATGCCGGCCCATGGAGAAAGGGCTTGGCAGATCCCGGATCGAGGCGGTCTGTCATATGGCCGGATTGCGGTATGCCGATATTTTGATATGGGATCTGTTTGCCGGCTCCATGATCACGGCCGGTGTCATGGGTCTGGTGGGAAAATTCAGATATATCCTGGTGACCCCGGCCTTGCTCGGTTCTCTGAATGATGAGGAGCTGGCTGCGGTCATTCTCCACGAAATCGGTCATGTCAAGCACTGGCACATGCTGTATTATCTGGTTTTTTTTGCCGGATTCATCGCCTGTAACGCGGTGTTGTATGACCCCTTGATGCTTCTGGTTCTGGCAGGGGCGACCTATTTCCCGGAGCCTGTTTTTTCAGGAATAGACATATCTCAGGTTCATTCGGTGCTGATGGGTGCGATTCTCATCTGTTTTTTCATCGTATATTTCCGTTTCGTGTTCGGATTTTTTATGCGAAACTTTGAACGCCAGGCCGATCTTTATCTGTTTCGATTCTTTCCCAATGCCTTTCCCTTGATCCGGACATTTTATAAAATCGGCGCCATCAGCCGACAGGATATGGAACGTCCCAACTGGCATCACTTCAGCATTGGACAGCGCATCCGGTTTCTGGAAAAATGCCAGGAGAACAGCGCGTTGATTGCGCATCATCATCGCCGGGTCCGGCGCATGATCGGTGTTGCCGTGATCGGGTTGATCAGTGTCGTCGGGTTCGGATATCACCTGTCTTATGGTCAATTCAAGCCCGGGATTGACAATTTTGTTACCGGTCGGCTGGTGCTTGAGCAATTAAAGATGGATCCTGAAAATGCGGATCTGCATGTGGTTGCCGGAGATTTTCACTATGCGTCCCAGAATTTCATCCAGGCAATCGCCGCTTACGAATCCGCCATTGGTATCAACTCAAATCATGTCCATGCCCTCAATAATCTGGCCTGGCTTTTGGCGACATGCCCGGTAACGGAAATTCAGGACCCGGGCCGTGCGCTGAATCTGGCCGGCCGGGCCGTGGGCCTGGCACCCCAGTCGCCGTTTGTGCAAGACACCTATGCGGAAGCCCTGTTTGCCAACCACCGTGTGGCTGAAGCAGTATCAGCCGCTCGAAAAGCCCTTGAGCTGGCCCGGGACCGGCAAAATTATTATCAAAATCAGGTCCGGCGGTTTCAGCGGCACCTTGAACGCTGAACGACAACAAACTATCCGGATGAATCAAAGGTTACTGGCGGACTGGTACTCTTCAATGCCCTTGTGCATGGTTTTAACGGCCAGCTGGATGCAATGGTGTTTTTTTTCCGGAATGTTTTCAAGCCGTTTAAACACATCTCCGTCATTGATGGTCAATGCCTTGTCCAGGGGTTGACCCTTGATCAGATCCACCACGGCCATGGCAGCGGATATGGCACCGGCACACCCGGTGATCTCATACCGGACATCCTGAATGATGTTGTGTTCATCCACCTTGAGATAAATTTTCATGATATCGCCGCAGGAGCCGACTTTTTCAGATATCTGGCTGGCGTCCTGAAGATGACCCATATATTTTTTTTCAATAAAGTAATTGATGGCCGGTTCTGCATATCCGGCTTCAGACAGCATTTTCCGCTGGGAGGTGATGGCGTCGATTTCCGTTGTCACTGGTGTTTCCTTACTGGTTTCGGGCTCAAGGGGCATTGAATGCATCACCGACGGTTCGGAAAATCCATTCTCATGTCGAACCTGAGCATATTCAAGTTACGGCACATAAAATAACGGAATTCTGATTGTTGTCAAGGAAAATGCCGATTATTGGAAAAACAAAAGAAAATAACACTTGTGAATTGAACCAGTTATGATATGGTAAAAATGATTATTTCACCACTGACGGACCACACAAAGCCGATATCCCGACAAGGGTTGACCGGGCGATATATAGACGTTGATTATCATTTTGGTATACAGAAAAAGGAGACCCCGTCATGAAAGAGTTAATCAAGTACATTGCACAGTCTTTGGTCGATGATCCGGATCAGGTGGATGTCCAGGAAATAAAGGCGCAGCAGACCCTTGTTCTGGAGCTTCGGGTGGCAAAGGAGGATCTGGGGAAAGTCATCGGTAAAAAAGGCAGAACCGCCCAGGCAATGCGTACTATTCTTTCGTGCGCATCAGCCAAAGAGCAGAAACGGGTTATCCTGGAAATCGTGGAATAGTCCGGCTTACAAAATCCTGTCCGCATCAGGGGCTGTGAAAAAAACAGGTCCAGCGGTCATGCGATATGTTTTGCACCCTTTTGGAGAGTTCTTCAAAAAGCGGTTTAGTTTTCTGCCGTGAAAATTTTAAGTTTTCGCCATAATGCCGCGCGGCTGATGCCTAAAATTTCAGCCGCCTTTGACCGGTTGCCCCGGGTCAGCTCAACCGCCTTAAGGATATGTTTTTTTTCCAGTTCACTGAGGGTTTCAAATGGACCTTCAATCTTTGCGGGGACTGTCTGGTTTTTTTTCTTAAACCGATCGGGAAGATGGACCATTTCTATCGAGGCGGTGTCCGTTAAAATGACTGCGCGCTCGATAATATGTCTGAGTTCCCGGACATTGCCGGGAAAAGGGTAGGCCATGAAAATGGAAAGCACCTCTTCTGAAAATGATTCAACATTTTTTTTAAATTCTTTATTCAGCTGGGCTAAAAAGTAGCGGCATAATGGAAAGATATCATCCCGGCGCTCCCGAAGCGGCGGGATGTTTATTGATATGGCATTCAGTCTCTGATAAAGGTTTTTGTTGAATTTATTATTTTCGACCCGTTGTTTAAGGTCCTGGTGGGTTGCAATAATAAACCGGATATCCCTCAATGATTCTGCTGAATCCTGAGATTGCGTCGACAGGGTATCTTCCAGCAATGTGAGCATATCCTGCTGGGTCTGTTCCGGCATGGTTTCGAAATGATCCAGGAAGATGGTTCCAATGTATCGCAAATTTTTTGATTTTTCACCGACTGAACCAGGATACCAGCCCGACCCCTCAAGAGAGCCCAAAAGTTCTGTGAAATTAAAATCATCACTGAAACAGCCACAGTTAAAAGCCAGAAATCGCTGGTCTTTACGGTGGCTTGATCTGTGGATCACCCTTGCAGCCAGTTCTTTTCCGGTTCCCTGCTCCCCCCGAATCATGATGGTACAGTCCATTTCCGACAGGCGCTCAATATCTTTGCGCAGCCGCTGCATGCCGGGGGTCTCCCCGATTATTTTCGGCAGATCCCCGGATCTCCTGCCGGCGGGATCAATCAACTCTTTTGAAGGTAACTGTTTTGTGCTCTTGGCGCTGAATCCTTTGATCAAATCCCACAAATCACTCATAGAATCTTTTTCAAAATACTCTGAGCCCGAAATTTTGGTTTTTTGTCGGGTTTCCTCACTTCCATAGCCGGTCAGAAGAACCGTCTTCAGGTCAGGAGTGATCTGCTTGAGGCGGGTGATGGTGGTCAGGCCATCCATGTCCGGCATTTTTAAATCCACAATGGCCAGGTCGATTCGGGTTTTTGACGCAACTTCAATGGCACGGGTGCCGGATGATGCTTTGATGGTTTCAAAACCCAGCAGTGCAAGCCGCCGGGCCATCGAATCCAGCAGTCGTTCCTCATCATCGACCAGTAGAATTTTTATAATTCTGTTTGCCATTATTTTCCTTTGCTATTGGCCTTTCTTTAATTCCCGGGCCTTTTCCATTTTTTCTTTTGCTTTTTTCAGGGTTTCGCTTAAAAAGTCAATTTTTACCGGTTTGTGAAGATAGGCAAATGCCCCAAGATCCATACAGATTTTTCTGTCCTCTTCAGACCCTTGGCCGGTTAGAATAATCACCTCTATTTCGGGTCTTGTTTCTTTGACTTTCCTTAAAACTTCGATACCGTTGATTCCGGGCATTTTAAGGTCAAGAATCATGACTTCGGGTTCATCATCATTGATCATATCCAGGGCGGACTCGCCATCATAGGCCACGGCTGACCCCATGTCTCTTATCATGAGACGTTCAGAAAGGGTCTGGACAAATTTTCGCTCATCATCCACCAGCAGCACTTTTGGGGTTTCAAAATCATATTTGCGGTAGATGTCCGCCTGGTGATACTTCTTGCCGACTTTTGTTTCAACGGAAGTCACGCCCGGTACTTTTTCCACAATGGCTTTCAATTCATCCTCAAGCCGGCTCAACATGAGGACATGATTATTGATACTCAGGGTAACCGCCCCGTCTTTTGCATTGACACCCACGCTGTGGCCTTCTTTGGCAAGCGCCACTTCCACTTCGGATGTAAGGATAAAATCCTTAGCCGCTTTTTTGGACTGCTCCGTGGCTTTAATGACCTCGCTGCCAAGATGGCTTTCAATCAAGGCGACAGCCTCTTCCAAATCCATCTTGTCTGTGGGAATGATCATATCATAAAGAGACGGATCCCATGGATCTTTGGTATTTAAAATATCATATACCCACGAACTCCTGTCCTTGTCACTGCTGTGAATCAAACTGATCGCTTCTTTTTCAGATTTTCCTTCTTCCTTGGCAGCCATGATTCTGAATTTCATGTCTGCAATAATACAGATGCGGAGTACATGGGTAATCTCTTTGGGTATCAGCTGGCTGCTGAGTCCTTCGACAATCAGATTGTCTTTTGAAAGCATCCTTGCCAGTGCCAGTTTGATCCAGGCAGTGGCCCGTTCTTTTTCATGGGTGAACTTATTGAATACGGAAACTTTGGAAGAAAAGGCGGTTTTAATTTTATTTTCAGGCATACCTGAAATCCAGGAAGCTTCAGATATGATTTCATTATCCGTAACGATATCATATTTGATTTTTTCCATGATTTTTTCAAGAACCGGTTTTTTCTTGCAGAAAACACCGCTGAATATGGTTATGACTGGCATTGATCGTCTCCTCTGTATTTAATTGTGACGGACATTAATTATATTTTTATTTCATAGTTTGCGCAATATGGCAAACGGTTGTAAGGGGACACTGTTCTTCAGTCCCACCTTTATGGGCGGTTTCATGAACCGAACAGATCGCTTTTTCCATGGTGGGATAAATGTGACTGGGACCTATTTTTTCAAGCAGATGTGTTCGTTCCAGGACAGTCATCACGGATTCATTGATTCCGCTGAATGAGATATCGATGCCGGCGCTTCTCACCCGGTCTATGACCAGGGAGAGTGCTTCTTCACCCGAGGCATCCATATCATTGATGCCGTTGCATGCGATTATGATATGTCTCAGATTTTTCTTTGCCAGAATGCGCTCATTAATTTTATCTTCCAGGTAACTGGCATTGGCAAAAAATAACGTGCCTTCAAACCTTATCAGATCAACATATTCACATTCCATCAGTTCATTTATCATTGAATCGCGAAAGTCTTCATCCGTGTGTCGTGACAAGGAAGCTACACCCGGTCTCATGCTTTTATACAAAAACACCCCCAGGGAAAGAAGGACGCCGATCATGATCCCTTTGTCAAGGTGAGGGGCAAAAGCCAGGGTAAAGATAAAAGTGATAATGGAAATCGCGCCGTCATACCACTGGGCCCTCCAGGCATGGATAAACCCACTGATATTTATAAGCCCGATGACGGCCATCATGATGACTGCTGCCAATACCGCCTGTGGCAAATGATAAAGAAGTGGTGTGAAAAATAACAAAGCAATTACCACAATACAGCTGGTAAACACACTGGAAAACCCTGAAATAGCCCCCGCCTGAAGATTTACAGCAGACCTGGAAAAAGATCCTGAAACCGGATAGCTTCTCCCGAAAGATCCGAGGATGTTGGCCAGTCCCTGCCCGATGAGTTCCTGATTAGGGTCCAGACGCTGGCCGGTTTTGGCGGCCATGGCCTTTGCAATGGATATGGCTTCCATGAACCCCAGAAGTGAAATAATAACGGCATAGGGAAACATCTGGGTGATAATTTTTAAGTTTATTTGGGGTATTCCAAAGGAAGGAAGCCCCTTGGGGATATTTCCGACGACGGCTCCCCCCCCACTCATATTAATATTGTCAAGTGAGATCGGGTTGTTTTTGACTTTGATGCGCCAGGTTCTCCCATCGGTATCCAATCCATTTTCTGGGTCGGTTTTTAAATAAAAATTCATTGACCCTTGTGTTCCGTTCACTTTGTTGAACAGAAAATTTCTGATTTTTTCCCTGTATTTTTGCGCATTTTTTTCCAGCAATTCGATTTGAAGCGAATAGACATTAATTTCATGCTGGACATTGATCCGTTCAATCGGATCATGGAGGGTGTCAAGTATTTTGCCCGCTTCTGTCCTTTTTTCGGACAGGGGGTTGATTGCAGTGACTGTTTCGTTAAATGTCTGGATCGTTTCACCGACATCTTCTGACTTGATGGATGATATATCAACCACTGTATTTTTTTCAAACCCTGTTCCCCAAGAGATGAGGGTGGTTACAACAACAGCCACCAGTACATTTGGAATTTTAGGTGCAATCCGTTTGAGAATATACATGATTGCAAAGGCAAGGGCGCCCATAAAGAAGGTGGGCCAGTGCGTGTAATGTATCGCCGCGGTTATGACTCTCATGATGGTTTCATAGTGATGCGCCGCCTTATCAATATTCACGCCGAACAGTTTTGATAACTGGGACGATGCAATAATAATGGCGGCGGCATTGGTAAACCCGTTTACCACCGGATGGGAAAGAAAATTAACAACCAGGCCGAGTCTCAGAATGCCTAAGAGAAACTGAAACGCGCCCACCATAAGTGCCAGCATAATGGCATAAGCGATATATCCCTCGCTGCCTGTTGAAGCCAGAGGAGAAAGAGAGGCGGCAGTCATCAAGGAAACAACCGCCACCGGTCCAGTGGCCAGTTGTCGGCTTGATCCGAACAGCGCCGCGATCATGGGTGGCAGAAACGAAGCATAAAGGCCGTAATAGGCAGGGAGACCTGCCAGCTGGGCGTAGGCCATTGACTGGGGAATAAGTACCAATGCAACGGTCAGTCCGGATAAAAAATCAGTTCTGAGTGTTTCAGAATTATAATCTTTGAACCATTCAATAAAAGGGAAAAACAGTTTCAGCATTTCAGGCTCCTATCAATTGAAAACATGGTTTTTTCCAACATCCGCTGACAGAATGAGACTGGAATATTCAAAAGAATGGCTGCAATATCACTGGCCATCCGGTTCGTCACAGGGACGGAGGATGATATGAACCATCGGGGTGAAATATTTGAAGAATTGTTTAACATTTGATCAATCTCCTAAAGCAAGTTGTTTACAAATGAAACTTATATGAGTATTACACGTCTATAAAGTAAATTTTTTTAACAGTCAATTAAAAATATTTCAAAATAAAACATATAGACATATTGATAACAAATGATGAAGTTAAATTGGCTGAGATGCTTGCCAGGTGGATTGAACTGCGAATATGTCGGTCGCTGATCACACCTCATCGGACAAGGGACTTTTTTCGGAGTGCTCTACCTCGTCTTTCTCCAGTTTTTGAATGATATCTTCTACTTTATGAGAGGATAGATGTCTTTTGCAGGCATCGGCCTGGCGATCACATACCCCTGGGCTGTGTCACAGCCCATTTTTGCCAAAGCGTTCAGTGTGGCCTCGTCTTCCATGCCTTCCGCCGTGACCGTGAGCCCCAGATTGTGGGACAGATGGATCATGCCGGCGACAATATCAAAGTCACGGGGGCTGGTTAAAATGTTTTTGACAAAACTTCTGTCAAGTTTCACCTCGTCAATATCAAACCGGCTCAGATAGGTCAGGCAGGAATGACCCGTGCCGAAATCATCGATAGCCCAGCGGACCCCCGCATCATGCAGGTCTGAAATGACCTCCCGGGCGTGGTCGGGATTTTGGATGATCTCTGTTTCGGTTACCTCAAAGCAGAGTCCTTTCCGGATGTCCGGTTCCAGCTGTTCTTTGATGAAATCCACCAGATCTTCATCGGTCAGATCATTTGCAGAAATGTTCACACTGATTCTGAACCGGGCGTTATATTCACGGCAGCGGATCAGTTCCTGTACCGCTTCTTTGATGACCCATCGGGTCACCTGACGAATCAGGCCGCTTTTCTCCAGCATCGGGATGAATTTCCCCGGAGAGATCATGCCCAGTTTCGGGTGATGCCAGCGGATCAGTGCTTCTGCTTCCTGAATACGTCCGCTGGCCAGGTCAAGTTTTGGCTGATACACCAGATGCATGTCCCGGGTGCCGTGAAGATGAAGGTCATGTAACAGAATCAGGTCATCGGAATCAGGTTCCAGCTGCGGTGAATAAGTTCGCCATGACAGATTTTCATGGATCGCCGCAGAATAGGCGGTGATGGCCTGACGGATGTATTCCTCGGCTTTGGGACCGGAGGACCCCATGGCCACCTTTCCGACACTCACCCCCATCACCACCTCGGGAGTGACATCCACCCCGTCGATTTTGCAGGATATCTTGAGAAGGTCGTAAATCCGGGCAGGCGGGGTGCCGGGCCGGGCTGCCAGGATAAAATAACCGATGCCTGAATGGGTTGTCTCTAAAAAATCAAGATATTGCAGACGGTGTGCAAAATCTTTGATCATCTTTTCATAGCCGGAACGGCCGAACAGACTGTTGATGGATTCCAGGTTTTTCAGGCGAAGAAACACGACCACAGGGGGGTGTCCGGATTTCTGGACCAGGCGCTGTTCAAGGCGGTCGGCAAATGCCTGGCGGCTGTGAAGGCCTGTCATTACATCATATTCCGCCAGGTAGCGCAGTTGGCGGGTGCGTTTTGCTACCTGGCGTTTCAGATACCAGGACAGGGACAGTCCGGCCAGGCCTAAAAGAACCAAAGGGATCAAGATCCAGGCGATTGTTTGCAGGTGATCGGTCATTGTCGGCGGATGCCACTCCAGGGCTTTTTTCCACCTCTCGTAGATCGAAAAATAAGTGCCGTCCGCCTGCATGGCGGCCAGCTCCCGGTTCATCCACTCCAGCAGTTCGGTATTGCCTTTGCGAACTCCGAAAACATAGGGCTGGTGCCAGAATAGATGGCTTGTCTGAACAACATCCATGCCTGTTGCATTCTGTCGGGAGGTCAGAGAGACTTCTATGCAGGCATCGGCAAGGCCGGTATGAACCACCTCGACACAGGCCCGCTCGGTATCCACCGGAACCAGAGTGATGCCGGTCTGTTCTTCCTGCAGCCGGCGTTCTGCATAACTGCCTGACACAACCGCCGTCCGAAAGCCTTTCAGGTTATCCAGGCTTCTGAACTGTCTGCCTTTGGTATGGGAGAAAATGGCATGGGACAGGTGATAAAACGGGAGCGTGAAGTCAAAGTGCTGACTGCGCTCCTCTGAGGCAAAAAAAGCAATCACATCCGCTTTGCCGGTTTTGACGGCGGATACCGCATCCGGCCAGTTTTCCAGCCGGTGTTCGACCGTTCTTCCGCCATGCCGTCCCATACTTTCCTGAAGGTCAATGATAAACCCTTTGGCCCGCCCCTTTGCATCGAGCCATTCAAAAGGCGGATAGTCGGCAGATCCGGCAAAAACGATTTTTGTCTGCCGGTCAGAATCTGTTTGTGCAAAAGATCTGTCCGAAAGGATTCCGGAAAGCAACAACGTGGCTGCAATCAAATAAAGACTGATTCTACGCATGGGCTCTCCTCTCCTTGATTACAGGCCGCATCACCCTTTTTTTTGTTTAAAATATTCCATGGCTTTCAAAACAAACCGGGCATAGGCCCCGGCCTGGCCCCCGCCCATTTCGATGGCCACATCGATGGTTTCATAAATTTCTTCATCAGCGGCACCCTGCTGAAGGGCCTGGTCAAGATGCCATTCCATGCAGGGCTCACACTTTGTGACAATTGAAATGGAAAGCGCCATCAATTCTTTGGTTTTCTTGGTGAGCGCCCCGTTTCTGAACGCTTTTTCCTCCACTTCCAGAAACGGCCGGTACGTCTTCACATTTTCCAGGAATGTCAGGTGTGTTTTTTTCCGGTCTTCAATGCTTTGCTGGATCTTTTTTTCAGTCAGGTCGTTCATTTTTGCCTCATGGATATATGATGATCGTTTTCAGTCTGCCAGTAACACTCCTTTTCAACAGTGAAATCCCTGTTGGACCCTCATCAGGTGTAAAAGAATGTCAGCCTTTCTGCTCAAAATAGTCTGATAATAATTTTTGCCATTCTTCGATGAAATTTTCATAATCACGCTCACTGAATCCCAGAACAAAAATTTCCCCAGCTTTTGACAGTGCAATATATTTGTACGTCACTTGAATTTTGGTCTTAGAGGGTCCCAGTGCCGAACACTTTACTGTAACGATCCCAAGCTTGTGCTCAGGCTCAATCTTGTAAAACTGCACCAGGTGAGATCCAGGGTCATATGTTTTTACGATCCAGATCGCATTCATTGTTCCATGGTCATGATTTTCTGTTAAAAAAACATAGTCCTCGGAAAGATCGGTGGTTCCCATAATATTCTTATAGTCCCAGCCGGGGACCCACAGCTTTTCTCCTTCGGGGCTGAACAGCAGGAACAGCTTATCTATTGGGACATCCAATTCGAACGATTTTGTATGTGTTGCTGATTTCATGTC encodes the following:
- a CDS encoding KH domain-containing protein, coding for MKELIKYIAQSLVDDPDQVDVQEIKAQQTLVLELRVAKEDLGKVIGKKGRTAQAMRTILSCASAKEQKRVILEIVE
- a CDS encoding M48 family metallopeptidase → MFSTIIYFLVALIIYATSELFGVNGPGTSPGWLQSLVLGIGFFLICRLSFRRILNAAKKSVTFQEDRAVSSTISRLSVLALLVFAVNIYVFRLNTAFSHVQLFQKVPTLEALLFLGLFVSYLVMVWHAAYPVQKHLFSRPVSCKQYIFSQLSFALPPLLPWLCLSLFVDLIRFIAYPPLDDLMNGPAGEMIIIMVFMAGIAVFGPVFIKTIWQCRPMEKGLGRSRIEAVCHMAGLRYADILIWDLFAGSMITAGVMGLVGKFRYILVTPALLGSLNDEELAAVILHEIGHVKHWHMLYYLVFFAGFIACNAVLYDPLMLLVLAGATYFPEPVFSGIDISQVHSVLMGAILICFFIVYFRFVFGFFMRNFERQADLYLFRFFPNAFPLIRTFYKIGAISRQDMERPNWHHFSIGQRIRFLEKCQENSALIAHHHRRVRRMIGVAVIGLISVVGFGYHLSYGQFKPGIDNFVTGRLVLEQLKMDPENADLHVVAGDFHYASQNFIQAIAAYESAIGINSNHVHALNNLAWLLATCPVTEIQDPGRALNLAGRAVGLAPQSPFVQDTYAEALFANHRVAEAVSAARKALELARDRQNYYQNQVRRFQRHLER
- a CDS encoding amino acid ABC transporter substrate-binding protein, which codes for MKPLKMVVACISILAMSAMAMAGTLDDVKAKGYVDVGINGSLFGFGMPDEKGEMKGLDVDTAKAIAAAVFGDASKVKFTALTAVQRLPALQSKEIDVLCRNTTQTLSRETQSGLNFVQPNYYDGQGFLVPKALGIKSAKELDGATVCVLPGTTTEMNAADFFRANGMKWSPVVIENTAELNKAFFAGRCDALTSDMSQLAGNRSVAPNPEDYMLLPEVISKEPLAPVVRHGDDQWFDIVNWTMMALIEAEELGITSQNVDDMLKSENPGIKRFLGVTPGMGQMLGLDNEWAYNIVKQVGNYGEIFERNVGPDTPLGIPRGLNALWTDGGQMYASPIR
- a CDS encoding sigma-54-dependent transcriptional regulator gives rise to the protein MANRIIKILLVDDEERLLDSMARRLALLGFETIKASSGTRAIEVASKTRIDLAIVDLKMPDMDGLTTITRLKQITPDLKTVLLTGYGSEETRQKTKISGSEYFEKDSMSDLWDLIKGFSAKSTKQLPSKELIDPAGRRSGDLPKIIGETPGMQRLRKDIERLSEMDCTIMIRGEQGTGKELAARVIHRSSHRKDQRFLAFNCGCFSDDFNFTELLGSLEGSGWYPGSVGEKSKNLRYIGTIFLDHFETMPEQTQQDMLTLLEDTLSTQSQDSAESLRDIRFIIATHQDLKQRVENNKFNKNLYQRLNAISINIPPLRERRDDIFPLCRYFLAQLNKEFKKNVESFSEEVLSIFMAYPFPGNVRELRHIIERAVILTDTASIEMVHLPDRFKKKNQTVPAKIEGPFETLSELEKKHILKAVELTRGNRSKAAEILGISRAALWRKLKIFTAEN
- a CDS encoding iron-sulfur cluster assembly scaffold protein; this encodes MTTEIDAITSQRKMLSEAGYAEPAINYFIEKKYMGHLQDASQISEKVGSCGDIMKIYLKVDEHNIIQDVRYEITGCAGAISAAMAVVDLIKGQPLDKALTINDGDVFKRLENIPEKKHHCIQLAVKTMHKGIEEYQSASNL
- the trhA gene encoding PAQR family membrane homeostasis protein TrhA, whose translation is MKLFREPVNALSHMAGSLASIAGLTLMVVMAAVKADAWHVVSFAIFGTTLVFMYTASFLYHGLQLSAKTLAIFRRIDHIMIFMVIAGSYTPLCLVPLRGPWGWSLFGIIWGFAAVGIVLKLFWMNLPRWISTLIYLGMGWLCMVAVYPLVQILEPAPLLWLALGGLFYSLGALVYIFKKPDPFPKMFGFHEIWHICVLLGSACHFWLVFGYLTYL
- a CDS encoding NUDIX hydrolase — protein: MKIHQIRKLTDMHHLNLFSLTYQDRVGKDKTWTFASRSGPKNFEETTRDRPDAVVIVPYHVKEQRLVIIREFRVVLGGYQYGFPAGLLDPGESVVTAGRRELFEETGLHLTKVLAQSPAVFSSSGMTDESVSLLYAECDGVPSSDHIEDSEDIQVILLTPQSAEQLLNTPDIRFDVKTWVVLKQFAAHGII